A part of Streptomyces sp. NBC_00557 genomic DNA contains:
- a CDS encoding FAD-dependent oxidoreductase, translating to MLAARALAGSADRVVVVERDTLPRGPEPRKGLPQARHAHMLWSGGVRAVEELLPGITEALQAAGGRRHPVTTGVVALSAQGWFRRWPESHHVILAGRDLLDATIRGRVLADRRIELLDGTEALALTGTGAAVTGVRIRSRDGAERSLRAGLVVDATGRGSRAPRWLADLGLPAPRIREADPGLVYASRLFLAPEAARDGFPVVNLQLDPRADGPGRSGFLLPIENGRWIVTLAGTRGGEPSAANEEFLPFARDRLRHPLLGELLEHAEPLSDVAVTRATLNRRHFYERMPAWPENFAVLGDALAVFNPVYGHGLSAAAQSAVLLREVLRRHGWGRPGLARRVQRAVARPVRAAWDLALGQDVFYPGATASGPTLRDRLVSAYVGRLMHTATGNGRIARRVTDVTSLERGAVVLLTPGVLVAAAVGPLKPALAEPPLTTEERKAAGVL from the coding sequence ATGCTTGCGGCACGCGCGCTCGCCGGATCCGCCGACCGGGTCGTCGTCGTCGAGCGTGACACCCTGCCCCGGGGTCCCGAGCCCCGCAAAGGGCTGCCGCAGGCCCGGCACGCCCACATGCTGTGGTCGGGCGGCGTACGGGCCGTGGAGGAACTGCTGCCCGGGATCACCGAAGCGCTTCAGGCGGCGGGCGGCCGCCGGCACCCCGTCACCACCGGAGTGGTCGCCCTCTCCGCGCAGGGCTGGTTCCGCCGCTGGCCCGAGTCCCACCATGTGATCCTGGCCGGCCGGGACCTGCTGGACGCCACCATCCGCGGGCGGGTTCTCGCCGACCGGCGGATCGAACTCCTCGACGGCACCGAGGCGCTGGCCCTCACCGGCACCGGCGCCGCGGTGACGGGAGTGCGGATCCGGTCCCGGGACGGCGCCGAGCGCAGCCTGCGGGCCGGCCTGGTGGTCGACGCCACCGGGCGCGGCTCGCGGGCCCCGCGCTGGCTGGCGGACCTGGGGCTGCCCGCACCGCGGATCCGCGAGGCCGACCCGGGCCTGGTCTACGCGAGCCGGCTCTTCCTCGCGCCCGAGGCGGCCCGGGACGGCTTCCCGGTGGTCAACCTGCAACTCGATCCACGGGCCGACGGGCCGGGCCGCTCCGGCTTCCTGCTGCCCATCGAGAACGGCCGCTGGATCGTCACCCTCGCCGGCACGCGCGGCGGCGAACCCTCCGCCGCGAACGAGGAGTTCCTCCCTTTCGCCCGCGACCGGCTGCGCCACCCCCTGCTCGGCGAACTGCTGGAGCACGCCGAGCCGCTGTCGGACGTGGCGGTCACCCGCGCCACGCTCAACCGCCGGCACTTCTACGAGCGCATGCCGGCCTGGCCGGAGAACTTCGCCGTCCTCGGCGACGCGCTCGCCGTGTTCAACCCCGTCTACGGCCACGGCCTGTCCGCCGCCGCGCAGAGCGCCGTGCTGCTCCGCGAGGTGCTGCGGCGGCACGGCTGGGGCAGACCCGGACTGGCGCGCCGGGTGCAGCGGGCGGTCGCCCGCCCGGTCCGCGCCGCGTGGGACCTGGCGCTGGGCCAGGACGTGTTCTACCCGGGCGCGACGGCCTCCGGCCCGACCCTGCGGGACAGGCTCGTCTCGGCCTACGTCGGGCGGCTGATGCACACCGCGACGGGCAACGGACGCATCGCCCGCCGGGTCACCGACGTGACGTCGCTGGAGCGGGGCGCCGTGGTGCTGCTGACCCCGGGCGTGCTCGTCGCCGCCGCGGTGGGGCCGCTGAAACCGGCGTTGGCCGAGCCGCCGCTGACGACGGAGGAGCGGAAGGCGGCGGGGGTGCTTTAG
- a CDS encoding toxin-antitoxin system, toxin component family protein, with protein sequence MSIAGARERTARLAARLRRSRPGSAMRALAAGLAAAVEARPEPPGGVRELCRALCEEMSALRGGRPVRLRFERFPDEIEVTGLWLEFADFDLVIVEERAEAVQQLVILGHELWHLHTGHRHPGVAGDAAARALADTPGWRDTPLTVAARHGSREADEAEADDFGHRLAARFRRHLAGAGSDGAPGPAPRSLGPVQRTLGYRGRTEETSEPKGRAPAANRASKRRGTAR encoded by the coding sequence ATGAGCATCGCGGGCGCGCGGGAGCGCACGGCACGCCTGGCCGCACGGCTGCGGCGTTCCCGGCCCGGCTCGGCGATGCGCGCGCTGGCCGCCGGCCTCGCCGCCGCCGTCGAAGCCCGGCCGGAACCACCCGGCGGCGTACGGGAGTTGTGCCGTGCGCTGTGCGAGGAGATGAGCGCCCTGCGCGGCGGCCGGCCGGTGCGCCTGCGCTTCGAGCGCTTCCCGGACGAGATCGAGGTCACCGGGCTGTGGCTGGAGTTCGCCGACTTCGACCTGGTCATCGTGGAGGAGCGGGCCGAGGCCGTGCAGCAACTGGTGATCCTGGGCCATGAGCTGTGGCATCTGCACACCGGGCACCGGCATCCCGGCGTCGCCGGCGACGCGGCCGCCCGCGCGCTCGCCGACACGCCCGGCTGGCGGGACACGCCCCTGACGGTGGCCGCGCGCCACGGCTCCCGGGAGGCCGACGAGGCCGAGGCGGACGACTTCGGACACCGCCTGGCGGCCCGGTTCCGGCGCCACCTCGCCGGCGCCGGCTCCGACGGCGCTCCCGGCCCGGCGCCGCGGTCCCTCGGCCCGGTGCAGCGGACCCTCGGCTACCGGGGACGCACCGAAGAGACGAGTGAGCCGAAGGGGCGCGCCCCCGCGGCGAACCGGGCGTCGAAAAGGAGGGGTACCGCGCGGTGA
- a CDS encoding multicopper oxidase family protein produces the protein MAFPERTGALQQRTEPALYLLDFTRGDGGLETVMERRNFLMAGAMGAASMLPRGVLGARAYAATTHPPTGCPETSAPNTPPLEKYVDPLPRPMTAIPDPSVYPGADYYEITMRQGSWRFHRDLGPATVWGYWATNPHDPDKAIGMGYLGPTIKATHDHPTVVKWRNELPTTHLFQFVIDGIRNGDSQLAPIAPPPYKSKPPFPSNVNVWNVVHQHGGFTAPQSDGMPLQSFSPDGVHAESYSTLDPSRAEPNEAIYGYTNHDRSCMLWYHDHGMGMTSVNVYAGLAGLYLIRDPADDRLGLPRGEFEVPLILQDRTFNQDGSLAYTMTQREGEDTPVVNGKAYPFLAVERRRYRLRILNASNERFWRLRFDVPRKVLREPQLPFWLIGTDGGFRTPLQMLDVLISPAERYDLIVDFSRLPMGTNVTLTNYPGTQAHFPGIPGCGPEIAEIMQFQVTKPLSGGGDRTKPPRKLKLPKVAPIEPKPHTRRREWVVYQHKLFSTMTFNAVPFMEPSQDFIKAGSTEIWEYINPNHDAHPMHVHLVNFQVLNRQPIDAARYQADYDKWVYGDRRPEDRPVLAKYFTGPPVPPDPDEALSYKDTVKAHAQMVTRIIIQEFTPPTGRIASIPGSGAELPATYIHHCHILEHEDDDLMRPWTIVGHVGHVGHVGHGHGHGH, from the coding sequence GTGGCTTTCCCGGAACGGACCGGCGCGCTGCAGCAACGTACCGAACCAGCCCTGTATCTCCTGGACTTCACGCGAGGCGACGGAGGGCTGGAGACGGTGATGGAACGAAGGAATTTCCTCATGGCCGGTGCCATGGGGGCTGCGTCCATGCTGCCACGGGGTGTGCTGGGAGCGCGAGCGTATGCGGCGACGACTCACCCGCCGACGGGCTGTCCGGAGACCTCGGCGCCGAACACCCCTCCACTGGAGAAGTACGTCGACCCGCTGCCCAGGCCGATGACAGCCATCCCGGATCCTTCCGTCTATCCGGGCGCCGACTACTACGAGATCACGATGCGGCAGGGTTCGTGGCGCTTCCACCGGGACCTCGGGCCGGCAACCGTGTGGGGTTACTGGGCCACGAACCCGCACGATCCTGACAAGGCGATCGGCATGGGCTATCTCGGGCCGACCATCAAGGCGACCCATGACCACCCGACGGTCGTCAAATGGCGCAACGAGCTGCCGACCACGCACCTGTTCCAGTTCGTGATCGACGGCATTCGCAACGGAGACTCCCAGCTCGCCCCGATCGCTCCGCCTCCCTACAAGAGCAAGCCGCCCTTCCCCTCGAATGTCAACGTGTGGAACGTCGTACACCAGCACGGCGGTTTCACAGCACCACAGTCCGACGGCATGCCGCTGCAGTCGTTCAGCCCGGACGGAGTCCACGCCGAGTCCTACTCCACCCTGGACCCGAGCCGGGCCGAACCCAACGAAGCGATCTACGGCTACACCAACCATGACCGTTCGTGCATGCTCTGGTATCACGATCACGGTATGGGGATGACCAGCGTCAACGTCTACGCGGGCCTTGCCGGTCTCTACCTCATTCGTGACCCCGCCGACGACCGGCTCGGCCTGCCGCGAGGGGAGTTCGAGGTCCCCCTCATCCTGCAGGACCGGACCTTCAACCAGGACGGCTCACTCGCCTACACCATGACCCAGAGGGAAGGCGAGGACACCCCGGTCGTCAACGGGAAGGCATATCCTTTCCTGGCCGTCGAGCGGCGACGCTACCGGCTGCGCATTCTCAACGCTTCGAACGAGCGTTTCTGGCGGCTGAGGTTCGACGTTCCCAGAAAGGTACTTCGTGAGCCCCAGCTGCCGTTCTGGCTGATCGGCACGGACGGCGGCTTTCGGACTCCGTTGCAGATGCTCGATGTCCTGATCAGTCCAGCCGAGCGGTACGACCTGATCGTCGACTTCAGCCGGCTGCCCATGGGCACTAACGTCACATTGACGAACTATCCAGGAACGCAGGCCCACTTCCCCGGCATCCCCGGCTGCGGCCCGGAGATCGCGGAAATCATGCAATTCCAGGTCACCAAGCCGCTGTCCGGAGGTGGGGACAGGACGAAGCCGCCCAGGAAACTCAAGCTGCCGAAGGTCGCACCCATCGAGCCGAAACCGCACACCCGTCGGCGGGAATGGGTCGTGTACCAGCACAAGCTCTTCAGTACCATGACGTTCAACGCGGTGCCATTCATGGAGCCCTCCCAGGACTTCATCAAGGCGGGCTCGACCGAGATCTGGGAGTACATCAATCCCAACCACGACGCCCATCCGATGCATGTCCACCTCGTCAACTTCCAGGTGCTGAACAGGCAGCCGATCGACGCGGCCCGCTACCAGGCGGATTACGACAAGTGGGTTTACGGTGACCGCAGACCCGAGGACCGGCCGGTACTGGCGAAATACTTCACCGGCCCACCGGTGCCGCCGGACCCGGACGAAGCGCTGTCCTACAAGGACACGGTCAAGGCCCATGCGCAGATGGTGACCAGAATCATCATTCAGGAATTCACCCCGCCGACCGGCAGGATCGCGTCGATTCCCGGCAGCGGCGCCGAGTTGCCGGCGACGTACATCCACCACTGCCACATTCTCGAACACGAGGACGACGACCTGATGCGCCCGTGGACGATCGTCGGCCACGTCGGCCACGTCGGCCACGTCGGCCACGGCCACGGCCACGGCCACTGA
- the arfA gene encoding arabinosylfuranosidase ArfA translates to MSKSTARFTLDPAFTIGEVDPRLFGSFVEHLGRCVYTGIYEPGHPSADDAGLRTDVLELVRELGVTAIRYPGGNFVSGYRWEDSVGPVEDRPRRLDLAWHSTETNRFGLSEYIAFLRKLGPEAEPMMAVNLGTRGVAEALELQEYANHPSGTALSELRAAHGDKEPFGIRLWCLGNEMDGPWQTGHKTAAEYGRLAAETARAMRQADPAVELVACGSSGQAMPTFGAWEATVLQETYDLVDYISLHAYYEPADGDVDSFLASAVDMESFIENVVATADHVGARLKSKKKINLSFDEWNVWYLSQWEEHARTFGQTDWPEAPRLLEDSYSVTDAVVLGSLLIALLRHADRVTVACLAQLVNVIAPIMTEPGGPAWRQTTFFPFAQASKYGRGEVLDVRVDSPAYETEKYGETDLLHATAVRAADGTVTVFAVNRSRTDALPLEVALNGLQLTTVTEHSALADADPDARNTLDDPERVVPHRVEGTAVADGTLTAVLEPLSWNVIRLA, encoded by the coding sequence ATGAGCAAGAGCACCGCCCGCTTCACCCTCGACCCCGCGTTCACCATCGGTGAGGTCGACCCCCGCCTCTTCGGCTCCTTCGTCGAACACCTCGGCCGCTGCGTCTACACGGGCATCTACGAGCCGGGCCACCCCTCGGCCGACGACGCCGGACTGCGGACCGACGTCCTGGAGCTGGTCCGGGAACTCGGCGTCACCGCCATCCGCTACCCCGGCGGCAACTTCGTCTCCGGATACAGGTGGGAGGACTCGGTCGGCCCCGTCGAGGACCGCCCCCGCCGCCTCGACCTCGCCTGGCACTCCACCGAGACCAACCGCTTCGGCCTCTCCGAGTACATCGCGTTCCTGAGGAAGCTCGGCCCCGAGGCCGAACCCATGATGGCCGTGAACCTCGGCACCCGCGGCGTCGCCGAAGCCCTCGAACTCCAGGAGTACGCCAACCATCCCTCCGGCACCGCCCTGTCCGAGCTGCGCGCGGCCCACGGCGACAAGGAGCCCTTCGGGATCCGGCTGTGGTGCCTCGGCAACGAGATGGACGGCCCCTGGCAGACCGGGCACAAGACGGCCGCCGAGTACGGCCGGCTCGCCGCCGAGACCGCCCGTGCCATGCGCCAGGCCGACCCTGCCGTCGAACTGGTCGCCTGCGGCTCCTCCGGCCAGGCCATGCCCACCTTCGGCGCGTGGGAGGCCACCGTCCTGCAGGAGACGTACGACCTGGTCGACTACATCTCCCTGCACGCCTACTACGAGCCCGCCGACGGCGACGTGGACTCCTTCCTCGCCTCGGCCGTCGACATGGAGTCCTTCATCGAGAACGTGGTCGCCACGGCCGACCACGTCGGCGCCCGGCTGAAGTCGAAGAAGAAGATCAACCTCTCCTTCGACGAGTGGAACGTCTGGTACCTCTCCCAGTGGGAGGAGCACGCCAGGACCTTCGGGCAGACGGACTGGCCCGAGGCGCCCCGGCTGCTGGAGGACAGCTACAGCGTCACCGACGCCGTCGTCCTCGGCTCGCTGCTGATCGCGCTCCTCCGGCACGCCGACCGCGTCACCGTCGCCTGCCTCGCCCAGCTGGTCAACGTGATCGCCCCGATCATGACCGAACCGGGCGGCCCCGCCTGGCGGCAGACCACGTTCTTCCCGTTCGCGCAGGCCTCGAAGTACGGCCGGGGCGAGGTCCTCGACGTGCGCGTGGACTCGCCGGCGTACGAGACGGAGAAGTACGGCGAGACCGATCTGCTGCACGCCACGGCCGTCCGCGCGGCCGACGGCACGGTCACCGTGTTCGCGGTCAACCGCAGCCGCACCGACGCCCTGCCGCTCGAGGTCGCCCTGAACGGGCTCCAGCTGACGACCGTCACCGAGCACAGCGCGCTCGCGGACGCCGACCCCGACGCCCGCAACACCCTGGACGACCCCGAGCGGGTCGTCCCGCACCGGGTCGAGGGCACCGCCGTGGCGGACGGCACCCTCACCGCCGTACTGGAACCGCTGTCCTGGAACGTGATCAGGCTGGCGTGA
- a CDS encoding RrF2 family transcriptional regulator produces MRISARADYAVRAVLELAVRQGNGPVKAEEIAAAQGIPHKFLEGILGDLRRAGIVDSRRGGGGGYRLARDAGEITVADVIRAVDGPIVSVRGERPTGLAYTGTARPLLPLWIALRANVRRILEGVTIADLAADALPEPVRALAAEPAAWENP; encoded by the coding sequence ATGAGGATCTCGGCTCGGGCGGATTACGCGGTACGGGCGGTACTGGAGCTGGCCGTACGGCAGGGTAACGGCCCGGTGAAGGCGGAGGAAATCGCCGCCGCCCAGGGCATCCCGCACAAGTTCCTCGAGGGGATCCTCGGCGACCTCAGGCGGGCCGGGATCGTCGACAGCCGGCGCGGTGGGGGCGGCGGCTACCGGCTGGCGCGGGACGCGGGCGAGATCACCGTCGCCGACGTGATCCGCGCGGTCGACGGCCCGATCGTCTCGGTGCGCGGCGAACGCCCGACCGGCCTCGCCTACACGGGCACGGCCCGCCCGCTGCTCCCGCTGTGGATCGCGCTGCGCGCCAACGTCCGCCGGATCCTGGAGGGCGTCACCATCGCCGACCTCGCGGCGGACGCGCTGCCGGAGCCCGTCCGGGCGCTCGCGGCGGAACCGGCGGCCTGGGAGAACCCGTAG
- a CDS encoding DUF4360 domain-containing protein yields the protein MAGGLLLGGAVAALLTTALPAHTPASGVFDNPPPDKIVIDVATVNGSGCPAGTAAVAVSPDNTAFTVTYSDYLAQAGGGSDPTAFRKNCQLNLIVHVPQGFTYAIAEADYRGFLSLQPGASATQKASYYFQGSSQTVPRTHPFSGAYNDDWQATDTTDWAQLVWAPCGVERNFNINTELRVSAGTTSANKVSFMTMDSTDGDISTVYHLAWKECPNR from the coding sequence ATGGCTGGTGGACTACTGCTGGGCGGCGCCGTCGCGGCGCTGCTCACCACCGCGCTACCCGCTCACACACCCGCCTCGGGCGTGTTCGACAACCCGCCCCCGGACAAGATCGTCATCGACGTGGCCACGGTGAACGGCTCCGGCTGCCCCGCGGGCACCGCGGCGGTCGCCGTCTCGCCGGACAACACCGCGTTCACGGTGACCTACAGCGACTACCTCGCCCAGGCCGGCGGCGGCTCCGACCCGACGGCCTTCCGCAAGAACTGCCAGCTCAACCTGATCGTCCACGTCCCCCAGGGCTTCACCTACGCGATCGCCGAGGCCGACTACCGCGGCTTCCTCTCGCTCCAGCCCGGCGCGAGCGCCACGCAGAAGGCCTCGTACTACTTCCAGGGCTCCTCGCAGACCGTCCCCAGGACCCACCCCTTCTCCGGCGCCTACAACGACGACTGGCAGGCCACCGACACCACGGACTGGGCCCAACTGGTCTGGGCGCCCTGCGGGGTGGAGCGCAACTTCAACATCAACACCGAGCTGAGGGTCAGCGCGGGCACCACGTCCGCGAACAAGGTCAGCTTCATGACCATGGACTCCACGGACGGGGACATCAGCACGGTGTACCACCTGGCATGGAAGGAGTGCCCGAACAGATAG
- a CDS encoding MAB_1171c family putative transporter codes for MLAFEPSRLLGDFSVSFWIPTAVLAVALVIKLPSIVRMWRDPLLRAVGGLLLFACAVFVFAAPRTVAWTNRVTGVPNISAPWVYSLLTALCASWLLLITAWRNGRSDAARTRRTTRWVVSVYAGVVVALWVLFALADVPVERLRDLDTYYATTPFMREEILLYLVAHTVACSITARLIWNWIRTDGLDAWLRWGLRLLGVGYATNLCFDAAKLTAVGARWTGHDLDWLSTNVAPAGACVSASLVAAGFIVPHVGQYLHERWHVRLRHRALRPLYQLMRTVTGEREPFAPHAPAELRLIRRETFIRDALLQLSRHLDEDLRTRAYDAALALGCEPGRARALAAAVTLLDAAGGERPARAQGTGSPSGPDTAYLLQEIQAVSQALRHTDEITAVRARAAAPAESVPAHE; via the coding sequence ATGCTCGCGTTCGAACCGTCGAGGCTGCTCGGCGACTTCTCCGTCTCCTTCTGGATCCCGACGGCCGTCCTGGCCGTCGCCCTGGTCATCAAGCTGCCCAGCATCGTGAGGATGTGGCGGGACCCCCTGCTGCGCGCCGTCGGCGGGCTGCTGCTGTTCGCGTGCGCGGTGTTCGTCTTCGCCGCTCCCCGGACCGTCGCCTGGACCAACCGGGTCACCGGGGTGCCGAACATCTCGGCGCCCTGGGTGTACTCGCTGCTGACCGCGCTCTGCGCGTCCTGGCTGCTGCTGATCACCGCCTGGCGCAACGGCCGCTCCGACGCGGCCCGCACCCGCCGGACGACCCGCTGGGTGGTGTCGGTCTACGCGGGCGTGGTCGTCGCCCTGTGGGTGCTGTTCGCCCTCGCCGACGTGCCCGTGGAGCGGCTGCGGGACCTGGACACCTACTACGCCACCACGCCGTTCATGCGCGAGGAGATCCTGCTCTACCTCGTCGCCCACACCGTGGCCTGCTCGATCACGGCCCGGCTGATCTGGAACTGGATCCGCACCGACGGGCTGGACGCCTGGCTGCGCTGGGGACTCCGGCTGCTGGGCGTCGGCTACGCCACGAACCTGTGCTTCGACGCGGCCAAGCTCACCGCCGTCGGGGCCCGGTGGACCGGACACGACCTGGACTGGCTGAGCACCAACGTGGCACCGGCGGGCGCCTGCGTCTCCGCCAGCCTGGTCGCGGCGGGCTTCATCGTCCCGCACGTCGGCCAGTACCTGCACGAGCGCTGGCACGTCCGGCTGCGCCACCGCGCGCTTCGCCCCCTGTACCAGCTGATGCGCACCGTGACCGGCGAGCGCGAGCCGTTCGCCCCGCACGCCCCCGCCGAACTGCGCCTGATCCGCCGCGAGACCTTCATCCGCGACGCCCTGCTGCAACTCTCCCGGCACCTGGACGAGGACCTGCGCACGCGCGCGTACGACGCCGCCCTCGCCCTCGGCTGCGAACCCGGCCGGGCCAGGGCCCTGGCCGCCGCGGTGACGCTGCTGGACGCGGCGGGCGGCGAGCGGCCGGCCCGCGCCCAGGGCACCGGTTCCCCCTCCGGCCCGGACACCGCCTACCTCCTGCAGGAGATCCAGGCCGTGTCCCAAGCCCTCCGCCACACCGACGAGATCACGGCGGTACGCGCCCGCGCGGCCGCCCCGGCAGAGAGCGTGCCCGCGCATGAGTGA
- a CDS encoding glycoside hydrolase family 35 protein, which translates to MALSRRTFSALAGSAALGLALGGSGGPGAPSAYAARSVPTGPAPAPPSADGRPHTIGYDRYSLLVDGRRLVVWSGEMHPFRLPSPSLWRDVLQKMRAHGFNAVSIYVAWNYHSPAPGTYDFTGVRDLDLFLRTAAETGLYVILRPGPYINAEVDGGGFPGWLTAAKGTARTDDPAYLAHVDEWLTQVNLIARRHQFTQGTGTVLLYQIENEYDAHPGDATGRAYMAHLYKKVRADGIDVPLFHNDKGRNGYWTPGSFDTGGEKGGWLYGFDGYPSPSQTPPDWGTFGPGGAKGGASASPSTPGFVPEFGGGWFDPWGGAWFDGKGYAEARRTRDAAYERRFYLTNLANGLTLHNVYMTFGGTSWGWLPAPVVYTSYDYGAAIDEARNVTDKIAPLHQLGHLLQRVPDFAKLDRAADVHAEGLKVYHLANPDTGAHVYVARNDGADAVTADLPTDAGRVRITVPGRDARLLTTGLKLGARTLKYATAEPVMCVTAARQDIAVFSGRHGDMAELVLKCPVGPNVMRLDPEAAWVLDDDSLHVNVPLGQGGLTRVLVQKGETDTPLLLLFADDATAVRLFPYDTPSGTLLVYGPALLRHAEVRGNEVHLTGDVTETTSIEVWGPRGTDTLVWNGRTLPTRVTLSGSLMTTGLLPAVPEVRLPELGGWRMRTENPEAGPSFDDSHWTVAYRTTSFSTTPVPDGQPVLFADDYGFHYGDVWYRGSFTDATGLEEVSLAYSTGTQGLLMAWLDGEPLGTHRMPVPDRTTTIRKGTWADTAVFPIRAALRSPGRHVLSVLVRRMQHDEDGRALDTHKAARGLTAASFKGGSPKVSWRIQGAAAPDPVRGPMNNGGLYGEREGWHLPDFPDHDWEKASFPRAARYQGVTWYRTTFRLSVPADIDASVGLTLQDDPYRAYRAQIFLNGWNLGQYINNVGPQHTFVLPNGILRTRGANTLALAVLSEFTTLSGPGSVRLTLLGRATGGLPVTPV; encoded by the coding sequence TTGGCGCTCAGCAGACGTACTTTCAGTGCCCTGGCCGGCTCGGCCGCGCTCGGGCTCGCCCTGGGCGGCAGCGGCGGCCCCGGGGCGCCGTCGGCGTACGCGGCGCGCAGCGTGCCCACCGGCCCGGCGCCCGCCCCGCCGAGCGCCGACGGCCGGCCGCACACCATCGGCTACGACCGCTACTCGCTGCTGGTGGACGGCAGACGGCTGGTCGTGTGGTCCGGCGAGATGCACCCCTTCCGGCTGCCGAGCCCGTCCCTGTGGCGGGACGTGCTGCAGAAGATGCGGGCGCACGGATTCAACGCGGTCAGCATCTACGTCGCGTGGAACTACCACTCCCCCGCGCCGGGGACGTACGACTTCACCGGTGTCCGCGACCTGGACCTGTTCCTGCGGACGGCGGCCGAGACCGGCCTGTACGTCATCCTGCGGCCCGGCCCGTACATCAACGCCGAGGTGGACGGCGGCGGCTTCCCCGGCTGGCTGACGGCGGCGAAGGGCACCGCCCGCACCGACGACCCCGCCTATCTGGCGCACGTCGACGAGTGGCTGACCCAGGTGAACCTGATCGCCCGCCGGCACCAGTTCACCCAGGGCACCGGCACGGTCCTGCTGTACCAGATCGAGAACGAGTACGACGCGCACCCCGGCGACGCCACCGGCCGGGCGTACATGGCGCACCTGTACAAGAAGGTGCGGGCGGACGGCATCGACGTCCCGCTGTTCCACAACGACAAGGGCCGAAACGGGTACTGGACGCCCGGCTCCTTCGACACCGGCGGCGAGAAGGGCGGCTGGCTGTACGGCTTCGACGGGTATCCGTCGCCGTCGCAGACCCCGCCGGACTGGGGGACGTTCGGGCCCGGCGGGGCGAAGGGCGGGGCCAGTGCCTCGCCGTCCACGCCCGGGTTCGTGCCCGAGTTCGGCGGCGGGTGGTTCGACCCGTGGGGCGGGGCCTGGTTCGACGGCAAGGGGTACGCCGAGGCGCGCCGCACCCGGGACGCGGCCTACGAGCGGCGCTTCTATCTCACCAACCTCGCCAACGGCCTCACCCTGCACAACGTGTACATGACCTTCGGCGGGACCTCCTGGGGCTGGCTGCCCGCGCCGGTCGTCTACACGTCGTACGACTACGGCGCCGCCATCGACGAGGCCCGCAACGTCACCGACAAGATCGCGCCGCTGCACCAGCTCGGCCATCTGCTGCAGCGGGTGCCCGACTTCGCCAAGCTGGACCGGGCGGCGGACGTGCACGCCGAGGGCCTGAAGGTCTACCACCTGGCCAACCCGGACACCGGCGCGCACGTCTACGTCGCCCGCAACGACGGCGCGGACGCGGTCACCGCCGATCTGCCCACCGACGCCGGCCGGGTGCGGATCACCGTGCCCGGCAGGGACGCCCGGCTGCTGACCACCGGGCTGAAGCTGGGCGCGCGGACGCTGAAGTACGCCACCGCCGAGCCCGTCATGTGCGTGACGGCGGCGCGGCAGGACATCGCCGTGTTCTCGGGGCGGCACGGCGACATGGCCGAGCTGGTGCTGAAGTGCCCCGTCGGGCCGAACGTCATGCGGCTGGACCCGGAGGCCGCGTGGGTCCTCGACGACGACTCGCTGCACGTGAACGTGCCGCTCGGGCAGGGCGGGCTGACCCGTGTCCTGGTGCAGAAGGGCGAGACCGACACCCCGCTGCTGCTGCTCTTCGCCGACGACGCCACCGCCGTACGCCTCTTCCCGTACGACACCCCGTCCGGGACCCTGCTGGTGTACGGCCCCGCGCTGCTGCGCCACGCCGAAGTGCGCGGCAACGAGGTCCACTTGACGGGTGACGTCACGGAGACGACGAGCATCGAGGTGTGGGGGCCGCGCGGGACCGACACCCTGGTGTGGAACGGCCGCACGCTGCCCACCCGGGTCACCCTCTCCGGCAGCCTGATGACCACCGGCCTGCTCCCGGCCGTGCCCGAGGTGAGACTGCCCGAGCTGGGCGGCTGGCGGATGCGCACGGAGAACCCGGAGGCCGGGCCCAGCTTCGACGACTCGCACTGGACGGTCGCGTACAGGACCACGTCGTTCAGCACCACGCCGGTCCCGGACGGTCAGCCGGTCCTCTTCGCCGACGACTACGGCTTCCACTACGGAGACGTCTGGTACCGCGGCTCCTTCACGGACGCGACCGGTCTGGAGGAGGTCTCGCTCGCCTACAGCACCGGCACGCAGGGCCTGCTGATGGCCTGGCTGGACGGCGAGCCGCTGGGCACCCACCGGATGCCGGTGCCGGACAGGACCACGACGATCCGCAAGGGGACGTGGGCGGACACGGCGGTCTTCCCGATCCGTGCCGCGCTGCGCTCGCCGGGCCGGCATGTGCTGTCGGTGCTCGTGCGGCGCATGCAGCACGACGAGGACGGCAGGGCGCTGGACACGCACAAGGCGGCGAGGGGCCTGACGGCCGCCTCCTTCAAGGGCGGCTCGCCGAAGGTGAGCTGGCGGATCCAGGGCGCGGCGGCCCCGGATCCGGTGCGGGGCCCGATGAACAACGGCGGCCTGTACGGCGAGCGGGAGGGCTGGCACCTGCCGGACTTCCCGGACCACGACTGGGAGAAGGCGAGCTTCCCGCGCGCGGCCCGGTACCAGGGCGTGACCTGGTACCGGACCACCTTCCGCCTGTCGGTCCCGGCGGACATCGACGCCTCGGTCGGCCTGACCCTTCAGGACGACCCGTACCGCGCCTACCGGGCGCAGATCTTCCTCAACGGCTGGAACCTGGGCCAGTACATCAACAACGTGGGCCCGCAGCACACCTTCGTGCTGCCGAACGGCATCCTGCGCACCCGGGGCGCCAACACCCTCGCGCTGGCGGTCCTGTCGGAGTTCACCACGCTGTCGGGCCCCGGGTCGGTGCGGCTGACGCTGCTCGGCAGGGCGACGGGCGGGCTGCCGGTCACCCCGGTGTGA